Proteins encoded by one window of Kribbella flavida DSM 17836:
- the murJ gene encoding murein biosynthesis integral membrane protein MurJ: MADRTLRSAAVMAAGTVLSRLLGFVRIALLAAAIGTALRGDIFTAANTIPNSLYILLAGGVFNTVLVPQLVRAIKNHEDGGQDFTNRLLTFGFVVLAVVTVGCVLLAPQIAGLYLPDELHEPSRAAERASMIMFVQLCLPQIFFYGAFVLVGQVLNARRRFGPMMWAPIANNLVACAAIVVFLLIYRTGDNPATYSTNEELLLGLGHTVGIAVQLLVLLPYLRASGHHYRPKFGLRGTGLGRTAKLGLWTVLFVAVNQVTLVVVTNLAIAGSASPDPGAKAGLFAYSTAMLIILVPHGIVTVSLATAAMPQLSSLAADGDVTEVARLSAQSIRQALAIVVPAAAAMVAFAYPIVTVIAGYGSGKNNLSLMAYTLMALALGLVPFTVQYFQLRSFYAFEDTRTPFFLQCAIAALNITAALVGVRVLLDEEHLRFSGVALGAAYSLTYLFAVLLSRRALARKVPRVHGAGVGLPLLAMIIAAVVGAGLGRIVLSLVNAQLDWSGPVAAVLQLGIGAVVMLPVYVGLARVLRIHEVTDVVSMVTAKLPGRRRRS; encoded by the coding sequence ATGGCTGACCGCACCCTGCGCTCCGCGGCGGTGATGGCAGCCGGAACGGTGCTGTCCCGCCTGCTCGGATTCGTCCGCATCGCCCTGCTCGCGGCCGCCATCGGCACCGCGCTGCGCGGCGACATCTTCACCGCGGCCAACACCATCCCGAACAGCCTCTACATCCTGCTCGCCGGCGGCGTCTTCAACACCGTGCTGGTGCCGCAACTGGTCCGGGCGATCAAGAACCACGAGGACGGCGGGCAGGACTTCACCAACCGGCTGCTCACCTTCGGCTTCGTGGTGCTCGCGGTGGTCACCGTCGGCTGCGTGCTGCTGGCGCCGCAGATCGCCGGGCTCTACCTGCCGGACGAGCTGCACGAGCCGTCCCGGGCCGCCGAGCGTGCCTCGATGATCATGTTCGTCCAGCTGTGCCTGCCGCAGATCTTCTTCTACGGCGCGTTCGTGCTGGTCGGCCAGGTGCTGAACGCCCGGCGCCGGTTCGGCCCGATGATGTGGGCACCGATCGCGAACAACCTGGTCGCCTGCGCGGCGATCGTGGTCTTCCTGCTGATCTACCGGACCGGCGACAACCCGGCGACGTACAGCACCAACGAGGAGCTGCTGCTCGGTCTGGGGCACACCGTTGGGATCGCGGTTCAGCTGCTGGTCCTGCTGCCCTACCTGCGGGCCAGCGGTCACCACTACCGGCCCAAGTTCGGTCTGCGCGGCACCGGCCTCGGCCGGACCGCGAAGCTGGGGCTGTGGACGGTGCTGTTCGTCGCGGTGAACCAGGTGACGCTGGTGGTCGTCACCAACCTCGCGATCGCCGGCAGCGCGTCGCCCGACCCGGGTGCGAAGGCCGGTCTGTTCGCGTACAGCACGGCGATGCTGATCATCCTGGTCCCGCACGGCATCGTCACGGTGTCGCTGGCGACGGCCGCGATGCCGCAGCTGTCGTCGCTGGCGGCCGACGGCGACGTGACCGAGGTGGCCCGGCTGTCCGCGCAGTCGATCCGGCAGGCGCTGGCGATCGTCGTACCGGCCGCGGCGGCGATGGTCGCGTTCGCCTACCCGATCGTCACGGTGATCGCGGGCTACGGCTCCGGCAAGAACAACCTGTCACTGATGGCGTACACGCTGATGGCGCTGGCGCTGGGGCTGGTCCCGTTCACCGTGCAGTACTTCCAGCTGCGCTCCTTCTACGCCTTCGAGGACACCCGGACACCGTTCTTCCTCCAGTGCGCGATCGCCGCGCTCAACATCACCGCGGCGCTGGTCGGGGTGCGGGTGCTGCTCGACGAGGAACACCTCCGGTTCAGCGGTGTCGCGCTGGGGGCGGCGTACTCGCTCACGTATCTCTTCGCCGTGCTGCTGTCGCGGCGGGCGCTGGCCCGGAAGGTGCCCCGGGTGCACGGCGCCGGCGTGGGCCTGCCGCTGCTGGCGATGATCATCGCCGCGGTGGTCGGTGCCGGGCTGGGCCGGATCGTGCTGTCGCTGGTGAACGCGCAACTGGACTGGAGCGGGCCGGTCGCCGCCGTGCTCCAGCTCGGCATCGGCGCCGTCGTGATGCTGCCGGTGTACGTCGGGCTGGCCCGGGTGCTGCGCATCCACGAGGTCACCGACGTGGTGTCCATGGTCACAGCGAAGCTGCCCGGCCGGCGCCGCCGATCCTGA
- a CDS encoding protein kinase family protein, whose product MSNQTVSPGALLAGRYRIAELLAEIDGARVWRAVDEVLSRAVVVDVLPVGDPRQNVLFDAARRAAAANDPRFLRVLDCDVYEGVTYCVREWAGGRPLERMLGAGPLTGQQAGWLAREVSEALENLHRTGHSHGSISPATVVVTDAGAIKVVGLATEAALRSTGPGSPEEDVRALGEILYASLTGRWPGPAPAWGLQPAPVEHGRLLSPRQVRAGVPRSLDDITDRLLGDPPRHHAAPITSAAGLSAALSGVVGSSHEPPSQMDETIAVARQNGSIDDATQIAPAIPAVPPAVDPAPPRPSSNGQTAHAAYGQAAETRPVAAQSAPPNGGGRRRPPAEEPRRRGSWGGRILILLAVLALLSVVLMAQFLVKGAINRDQGSNGTTPNVPQTSGPPAQTNEKVTITDAKDFDPEPKGNGEEHPEDVGATYDNKQSTTWTTMSYSKAALGGLKNGVGIYYDLGQPTNVSEVTVSLVGDGTDLELMVPKTEGDKAPSSESGWKSVAVAEDAGPTASLKPEAPTQTRYVLVWLTKLPKDGGGYRGEISEVVVKK is encoded by the coding sequence GTGTCGAACCAGACCGTCAGTCCGGGTGCCCTGCTCGCCGGCCGTTACCGGATCGCCGAGCTGCTCGCGGAGATCGACGGTGCGCGGGTGTGGCGGGCAGTGGACGAGGTGCTCAGCCGAGCGGTCGTCGTGGACGTGCTCCCGGTCGGGGACCCGCGGCAGAACGTGCTCTTCGACGCCGCCCGGCGGGCCGCTGCGGCGAACGACCCGCGCTTCCTGCGGGTGCTCGACTGCGACGTCTACGAGGGCGTCACGTACTGCGTGCGCGAGTGGGCCGGAGGCCGCCCACTGGAACGCATGCTCGGCGCGGGGCCGCTGACCGGCCAGCAGGCCGGCTGGCTGGCCCGCGAGGTGTCCGAAGCGCTCGAGAACCTGCACCGCACCGGCCACTCGCACGGCTCGATCTCCCCGGCCACCGTGGTGGTCACCGACGCCGGCGCGATCAAGGTGGTCGGCCTGGCCACCGAGGCTGCGCTGCGCTCGACCGGTCCGGGGTCGCCGGAGGAGGACGTCCGCGCCCTCGGCGAGATCCTGTACGCCTCGCTCACCGGCCGCTGGCCCGGTCCCGCTCCCGCGTGGGGACTGCAGCCCGCGCCGGTCGAGCACGGCCGCCTGCTCAGCCCGCGCCAGGTCCGCGCCGGCGTACCGCGGTCCCTCGACGACATCACCGACCGGCTGCTCGGTGACCCGCCGCGGCACCACGCCGCGCCGATCACCAGTGCGGCCGGCTTGTCCGCGGCGCTGTCCGGCGTCGTCGGCAGCTCGCACGAGCCGCCGAGCCAGATGGACGAGACGATCGCCGTCGCCCGGCAGAACGGCAGCATCGACGACGCGACCCAGATCGCCCCCGCGATCCCGGCCGTGCCGCCCGCGGTCGACCCGGCCCCGCCGCGGCCGAGCAGCAACGGCCAGACCGCGCACGCGGCGTACGGGCAGGCGGCGGAGACCCGGCCGGTCGCCGCGCAGTCCGCGCCCCCGAACGGCGGCGGCCGCCGTCGCCCACCGGCGGAGGAACCGCGCCGCCGGGGCAGCTGGGGTGGACGGATCCTGATTCTGCTCGCCGTCCTGGCCCTGCTGTCGGTGGTGCTGATGGCGCAGTTCCTGGTCAAGGGCGCGATCAACCGCGACCAGGGCAGCAACGGCACCACTCCGAACGTGCCGCAGACCTCCGGCCCGCCGGCGCAGACCAACGAGAAGGTGACGATCACCGACGCCAAGGACTTCGACCCCGAGCCGAAGGGCAACGGCGAGGAGCACCCGGAAGACGTCGGCGCCACCTACGACAACAAGCAGAGCACCACCTGGACGACGATGTCGTACAGCAAGGCGGCGCTCGGCGGACTGAAGAACGGCGTCGGGATCTACTACGACCTCGGCCAGCCCACCAACGTCTCCGAGGTGACCGTCAGCCTGGTCGGCGACGGCACCGACCTGGAGCTGATGGTGCCGAAGACCGAGGGTGACAAGGCGCCGAGCTCGGAGAGCGGCTGGAAGTCGGTCGCCGTCGCGGAGGACGCCGGCCCGACGGCCTCGCTGAAGCCGGAGGCTCCGACCCAGACGCGGTACGTGCTGGTCTGGTTGACCAAGCTGCCGAAGGACGGCGGCGGCTACCGCGGCGAGATCTCGGAGGTCGTGGTCAAGAAATGA
- the sigM gene encoding RNA polymerase sigma factor SigM, whose amino-acid sequence MTSDITRIGPPPSPGGDAVATHSYDTMDDHELLRLHVAGNPDTFGYLVKRHRDRMWAVAIRTLGEPEEAADALQEAFISAFRRADSFRGDAKVTTWLHRIVVNACLDRIRRRQVRAADPLPEDEDRAAELAGPAEDDPAEVRERRLDVLNALKQINSDQRSALVLVDMEGYSIEEAAAILGCAPGTVKSRCARGRARLLPLLRHWQTTRGGSGPDDDGPAAAAAKPAKAGSGSGGTE is encoded by the coding sequence ATGACCTCCGACATCACCCGGATCGGTCCGCCCCCCAGCCCGGGCGGCGACGCGGTCGCGACGCACAGCTACGACACCATGGACGACCACGAGCTGCTCCGGCTGCACGTGGCCGGCAACCCGGACACGTTCGGTTACCTGGTCAAACGGCACCGGGACCGGATGTGGGCGGTCGCGATCCGGACCCTCGGCGAGCCCGAGGAGGCGGCCGACGCGCTGCAGGAGGCGTTCATCTCGGCGTTCCGCCGGGCCGACTCGTTCCGCGGCGACGCCAAGGTGACCACCTGGCTGCACCGGATCGTGGTGAACGCCTGCCTGGACCGGATCCGGCGCCGCCAGGTCCGGGCCGCCGACCCGTTGCCCGAGGACGAGGACCGCGCCGCCGAGCTGGCCGGCCCCGCCGAGGACGACCCGGCCGAGGTGCGCGAGCGCCGGCTGGACGTGCTGAACGCGCTCAAGCAGATCAACTCCGACCAGCGCAGCGCGCTCGTGCTGGTGGACATGGAGGGCTACTCGATCGAGGAGGCGGCCGCCATCCTCGGGTGCGCACCCGGCACGGTGAAGAGCCGGTGCGCCCGCGGCCGGGCCCGGTTGCTGCCGTTGCTACGGCACTGGCAGACCACGCGCGGCGGCAGCGGACCGGACGACGACGGCCCGGCAGCGGCCGCCGCGAAACCGGCAAAAGCTGGTTCCGGATCGGGGGGAACCGAATGA
- a CDS encoding anti-sigma factor family protein translates to MTESGLPTSEHLEHLDTDTIADLIENLLPAPEAHRAREHVKACPDCQQTYDALLQLTEDLADEGRTDIPMPAHVAEHLNAVIASESVLRASTVGVHSLAQLREEPHRHLPKLLLAAAAVVVVAAAGVGVVLATADHSKEGAAGISDPTSVPSISTEQVGPDAQRWLENSNDAVLHGDAAEIACAKQFAQGRPNSVLRLVQPATVDGKRSTVIGLPGGSPRDLQIFVVTGCSEPGGVATPFYDTTITLRNR, encoded by the coding sequence ATGACCGAATCCGGTCTGCCGACCAGTGAGCACCTCGAGCACCTGGACACGGACACGATCGCCGACCTGATCGAGAACCTGCTACCAGCCCCCGAGGCGCACCGCGCGCGGGAGCACGTGAAGGCCTGCCCGGACTGCCAGCAGACGTACGACGCGCTGCTGCAGCTGACCGAGGATCTCGCCGACGAGGGCCGCACCGACATCCCGATGCCGGCCCACGTCGCCGAGCACCTGAACGCCGTGATCGCCTCGGAGTCCGTACTGCGGGCCTCCACGGTCGGCGTGCACTCGCTGGCCCAGCTCCGCGAGGAGCCGCACCGGCACCTGCCGAAGCTGCTGCTCGCGGCGGCTGCGGTGGTCGTCGTCGCGGCGGCCGGCGTCGGCGTCGTCCTGGCGACCGCGGACCACAGCAAGGAGGGCGCGGCCGGGATCAGCGACCCGACGTCGGTGCCCAGCATCTCGACCGAGCAGGTCGGGCCGGACGCCCAGCGCTGGCTGGAGAACTCCAACGACGCGGTGCTGCACGGCGACGCGGCCGAGATCGCCTGCGCCAAGCAGTTCGCACAGGGCCGGCCGAACTCCGTGCTCCGGCTGGTCCAGCCGGCCACGGTGGACGGCAAGCGGTCGACGGTGATCGGGCTGCCCGGCGGGTCGCCGCGGGACCTGCAGATCTTCGTGGTCACCGGGTGCAGCGAGCCCGGTGGCGTCGCGACGCCCTTCTACGACACGACCATCACGCTGCGCAACCGCTGA
- the trxB gene encoding thioredoxin-disulfide reductase, whose translation MSDPAVRNVIVIGSGPAGYTAAVYAARAQLEPLVFEGSVTAGGALMTTTEVENYPGFSQGIMGPALMDEMRTQAERFGAELVADDVVEVDLTGDVKVVTDSAGAQHRARTVILAMGSGYRKLGLPREEQLSGRGVSWCATCDGFFFRQHEIAVVGGGDTAIEEATFLTRFADKVTIVHRRDELRASKIMAERAFSNDKIEFAWNSEVAEIHGDDKLTGVTLRDTVTGETRALPVSGLFIAIGHDPRSELVKGQVHLDEEGYVLVQPGSTATNLPGVFAAGDLVDHTYRQAITAAGTGCSAALDAERFLATLEHVEQSAAATAAATEPVSV comes from the coding sequence ATGAGCGACCCAGCCGTCCGCAACGTTATCGTCATCGGCTCCGGCCCGGCGGGTTACACCGCTGCCGTGTACGCCGCGCGGGCGCAGCTGGAACCGCTGGTCTTCGAGGGTTCGGTGACCGCTGGTGGTGCGCTGATGACGACCACCGAGGTGGAGAACTACCCCGGTTTCTCGCAGGGCATCATGGGTCCGGCGCTGATGGACGAGATGCGCACGCAGGCCGAGCGGTTCGGGGCCGAGCTGGTCGCCGACGACGTGGTCGAGGTCGACCTGACTGGTGACGTCAAGGTGGTCACCGACTCGGCCGGCGCCCAGCACCGGGCCAGGACCGTGATCTTGGCGATGGGGTCGGGCTACCGCAAGCTGGGGCTGCCGCGCGAGGAGCAGCTGTCCGGTCGCGGTGTGTCGTGGTGTGCGACGTGTGACGGGTTCTTCTTCCGTCAGCACGAGATCGCCGTGGTCGGTGGTGGCGACACCGCGATCGAGGAGGCCACGTTCCTGACCCGGTTCGCCGACAAGGTGACGATCGTGCACCGGCGCGACGAGCTGCGGGCCTCGAAGATCATGGCCGAGCGGGCGTTCAGCAACGACAAGATCGAGTTCGCGTGGAACTCCGAGGTCGCCGAGATCCACGGTGACGACAAGCTGACCGGCGTGACGTTGCGCGACACCGTGACCGGTGAGACCCGCGCGCTGCCGGTGTCGGGCTTGTTCATCGCGATCGGGCACGACCCGCGCTCGGAGCTGGTCAAGGGCCAGGTGCACCTGGACGAGGAGGGCTACGTGCTGGTCCAGCCGGGCAGCACCGCCACCAACCTGCCGGGCGTGTTCGCCGCCGGTGACCTGGTCGACCACACCTACCGCCAGGCCATCACCGCGGCCGGCACCGGCTGTTCGGCCGCGCTGGACGCCGAGCGCTTCCTGGCCACCCTGGAGCACGTCGAGCAGTCCGCCGCCGCGACCGCGGCGGCCACCGAGCCCGTCTCCGTCTGA
- the trxA gene encoding thioredoxin encodes MAEKMNAVTDAEFDQTVLKSDKPVLVDFWAEWCGPCRQVSPILEELAQDHSDKLTFLKMNVDENPVTPSNYRVTGIPTINVYVNGELAKSIVGAKPKAALLKELADFTG; translated from the coding sequence GTGGCCGAGAAGATGAACGCCGTCACCGATGCCGAGTTCGACCAGACCGTGCTGAAGAGCGACAAGCCGGTCCTGGTGGACTTCTGGGCCGAGTGGTGCGGCCCGTGCCGCCAGGTCTCGCCGATCCTGGAGGAGCTGGCGCAGGACCACAGCGACAAGCTGACCTTCCTCAAGATGAACGTCGACGAGAACCCGGTCACCCCGAGCAACTACCGGGTCACCGGTATCCCTACCATCAACGTCTACGTGAACGGTGAGCTGGCCAAGTCCATCGTCGGTGCGAAGCCGAAGGCGGCACTGCTGAAGGAACTGGCCGACTTCACCGGCTGA
- a CDS encoding N-acetylmuramoyl-L-alanine amidase, producing MEAPNGARIYRIGDSGEAVAEIIGKLQRLGLLAPGPRSVYDEETAHAVRGFQQQRGLMIDGIVGPQTYRAIDDARWRLGDRLLTYVVSHPLTGDDVVALQAKLQELGFAVARVDGIFGPDTQRAVTEFQRNMGLPADGTCGPSTFKALQRIRPMATGGRPDALRASEAVRAAGPRLSGKTVVIDPGHGGFDYGWEGFGLRESDVAYDLAARIEGRLGATGVRAYLSRGRDQGPDELARAAFANETDANLCVSLHTDGSANPEAQGVATYYYGTDLHGASSSVGEQFAGLVQREIVARTDLLNCRTHQKTWDLLRRTKMPAVRLEIGYVTNPHDASRLADPAFRDVVAEAIVVAIQRVYLPPEQDAATGMLRFGQLTV from the coding sequence ATGGAAGCCCCCAACGGCGCCCGGATCTACCGGATCGGTGACAGCGGCGAGGCCGTGGCCGAGATCATCGGCAAGCTGCAGCGCCTCGGTCTGCTGGCCCCCGGCCCGCGGTCCGTGTACGACGAGGAGACCGCGCACGCCGTTCGGGGCTTCCAGCAGCAACGCGGGCTGATGATCGACGGAATCGTCGGTCCGCAGACCTACCGTGCGATCGACGACGCCCGCTGGCGGCTGGGCGACCGGCTGCTGACGTACGTCGTGTCGCACCCGCTGACCGGGGACGACGTGGTCGCCCTGCAGGCCAAGCTGCAGGAGCTCGGCTTCGCCGTGGCGCGGGTGGACGGGATCTTCGGTCCCGACACCCAGCGCGCGGTGACCGAGTTCCAGCGCAACATGGGCCTGCCGGCCGACGGCACCTGTGGCCCGTCCACGTTCAAGGCGCTGCAGCGGATCCGGCCGATGGCGACCGGCGGGCGGCCGGACGCGCTGCGGGCCTCCGAGGCGGTCCGGGCGGCCGGTCCGCGGCTGTCGGGCAAGACCGTGGTGATCGACCCGGGCCATGGCGGCTTCGACTACGGCTGGGAGGGCTTCGGCCTGCGCGAGTCCGACGTGGCCTACGACCTGGCCGCCCGGATCGAAGGCCGGCTCGGCGCCACCGGCGTACGGGCATACCTGTCGCGGGGGCGTGACCAGGGGCCGGACGAGCTGGCCCGGGCCGCGTTCGCCAACGAGACCGACGCGAACCTGTGCGTCTCCCTGCACACCGACGGGTCGGCGAACCCCGAGGCGCAGGGCGTCGCGACGTACTACTACGGCACGGACCTGCACGGCGCGTCGTCCAGCGTCGGCGAGCAGTTCGCCGGCCTGGTGCAGCGCGAGATCGTGGCCCGCACCGACCTGCTGAACTGCCGCACCCACCAGAAGACGTGGGACCTGCTGCGCCGGACCAAGATGCCCGCGGTTCGGTTGGAGATCGGCTACGTCACCAACCCGCACGACGCGTCCCGGCTGGCCGACCCGGCCTTCCGCGACGTGGTCGCCGAGGCGATCGTGGTCGCGATCCAGCGCGTGTACCTGCCGCCGGAGCAGGACGCCGCCACCGGCATGCTGCGCTTCGGTCAGCTGACTGTCTGA
- a CDS encoding MMPL family transporter codes for MTVDTPSRTSTGHQPPPGLLGRISGWAQRHAGPAVALWLVALIAVTVGSTLVGDAYRNDTSLPGTESQRVIEVLEKHQPRGTADELQIVLYDEAGVNQPATKSRIAAMLAEVRDQPHVAEVGDPFAEQGTVSADGRTAYANVTLDGTDVDPEAVRGVITKAQEAATDGLVVELGGDPVRAAAESSGGAAEGAGILAALVILVFLFGSLLAASLPLLTAVFAVGSTLGLLVLASHVFTVPDYTAPVMMLVGLGVGIDYALLIFSRYRGELQRGADRTQAAQIALDTAGRSVLFAGCTVVIALLGLLALGLGALQGVALGVTLTVLMTMLAAVTLLPALLALFGRRIERSVLKHAAKARRTPGDGWRKLAGLVQRRPWTPLVLGVLALAALCLPALDLRLGFADAGTDDPAKTSRKAYDLLAQGFGPGFNGPLIVVSEGNQVAADTLNRKLASEPGIAAVTPARMTADGQVATMVVFPDSAPQDEATSKLVERLRDSTLPAVAAETKATYLVGGATAAADDFAAAVSSRLPIFVLVVVGLSALLLLVVFRSVLIPIKAAVLNLLSIGASLGVITLVFQEGWFGAQPGPIEAFVPVMIFAIVFGLSMDYEVFLISRIHEEWRRTGDPVLAVREGLATTGSVITAAAAIMIVVFGAFLLSPDRMLQQFGLGLATAVLVDALLIRCVIVPAVLRLLGTRAWWLPAKLDRMLPTVALERSEK; via the coding sequence ATGACTGTCGACACTCCCTCCCGGACGAGCACCGGCCACCAGCCGCCGCCCGGCCTGCTGGGCCGCATCTCCGGCTGGGCACAGCGGCACGCCGGACCGGCGGTCGCGTTGTGGCTGGTCGCGCTGATCGCCGTCACGGTCGGTTCCACGCTGGTGGGCGACGCGTACCGCAACGACACCTCGTTGCCGGGCACCGAGTCCCAGCGCGTGATCGAGGTCCTCGAGAAGCACCAGCCGCGCGGCACCGCCGACGAGCTGCAGATCGTCCTGTACGACGAGGCCGGCGTGAACCAGCCGGCCACCAAGAGCCGGATCGCCGCGATGCTCGCGGAGGTGCGTGACCAGCCGCACGTGGCGGAGGTCGGCGATCCCTTCGCCGAGCAGGGAACGGTCTCGGCGGACGGCCGTACGGCGTACGCGAACGTGACGCTGGACGGTACCGACGTCGATCCTGAAGCCGTGCGCGGCGTGATCACCAAGGCCCAGGAGGCGGCCACCGACGGACTGGTGGTCGAGCTGGGCGGCGACCCGGTCCGGGCGGCGGCCGAAAGCAGCGGCGGAGCTGCCGAAGGGGCGGGCATCCTGGCGGCGCTGGTGATCCTGGTCTTCCTTTTCGGATCGTTGCTGGCGGCAAGTCTTCCGCTGCTGACGGCCGTCTTCGCGGTCGGCAGCACGCTCGGCCTGCTGGTGCTCGCCTCGCACGTCTTCACGGTGCCGGACTACACGGCGCCGGTGATGATGCTGGTCGGGCTCGGCGTCGGCATCGACTACGCGCTGCTGATCTTCTCCCGCTACCGCGGCGAGCTCCAGCGCGGGGCCGACCGCACACAGGCCGCGCAGATCGCGCTGGATACCGCGGGCCGCTCGGTGCTCTTCGCCGGCTGCACCGTGGTGATCGCGCTGCTCGGACTGCTGGCGCTGGGCCTCGGAGCCCTGCAGGGAGTGGCTCTCGGCGTCACGCTGACCGTCCTGATGACGATGCTGGCGGCCGTGACCCTGCTGCCCGCCTTGCTCGCGCTGTTCGGCCGCCGGATCGAGCGCAGCGTCCTGAAGCACGCGGCCAAGGCCCGCCGTACGCCGGGAGACGGCTGGCGCAAGCTCGCCGGCCTCGTCCAGCGGCGGCCCTGGACGCCTCTGGTTCTGGGCGTGCTGGCCCTCGCAGCACTCTGTCTGCCGGCGCTGGACCTCCGGCTGGGCTTCGCCGACGCGGGCACCGACGACCCGGCCAAGACCAGCCGGAAGGCGTACGACCTGCTGGCTCAGGGATTCGGGCCGGGCTTCAACGGGCCGCTGATCGTGGTGTCGGAAGGCAACCAGGTGGCCGCGGACACCCTGAACCGCAAGCTGGCCTCGGAGCCCGGCATCGCGGCGGTCACGCCGGCCCGGATGACGGCCGACGGCCAGGTGGCGACGATGGTGGTGTTCCCGGACTCGGCGCCGCAGGACGAGGCCACCAGCAAGCTGGTCGAGCGGTTGCGGGACAGCACGCTGCCGGCGGTGGCGGCGGAGACCAAGGCGACGTACCTGGTCGGCGGGGCGACCGCCGCGGCCGACGACTTCGCGGCGGCGGTGAGCAGCCGGCTGCCGATCTTCGTGCTGGTCGTGGTCGGGCTGTCCGCGCTGCTGCTGCTGGTCGTGTTCCGGTCCGTGCTGATCCCGATCAAGGCGGCCGTGCTCAACCTGCTCAGCATCGGCGCCTCGCTCGGAGTCATCACGCTGGTCTTCCAGGAAGGCTGGTTCGGCGCCCAGCCGGGACCGATCGAGGCCTTCGTGCCGGTGATGATCTTCGCGATCGTGTTCGGGCTCTCGATGGACTACGAGGTGTTCCTGATCTCCCGGATCCACGAGGAGTGGCGCCGGACCGGCGACCCGGTGCTGGCGGTCCGGGAAGGCCTGGCGACCACCGGCAGCGTGATCACCGCGGCCGCCGCGATCATGATCGTCGTGTTCGGCGCCTTCTTGCTCAGCCCGGACCGGATGCTGCAGCAGTTCGGCCTCGGCCTGGCCACGGCCGTGCTCGTCGACGCCCTGCTGATCCGCTGCGTGATCGTCCCGGCCGTCTTGCGGCTGCTGGGCACGCGGGCCTGGTGGCTGCCGGCCAAGCTCGACCGGATGCTGCCCACGGTCGCGCTGGAGCGGTCAGAAAAGTGA
- a CDS encoding PadR family transcriptional regulator encodes MKADALRGHLDPMILAVVEHEPLHGYAIMEALQERSGGALDLPTGTLYPALRRLERAGYLASEWSTVGGRKRRTYQLTPAGQKMLVAGRGEWETFRTVIEGVLRPRTS; translated from the coding sequence ATGAAGGCGGACGCCCTGCGAGGTCACCTCGACCCGATGATCCTGGCCGTGGTCGAGCACGAGCCCCTGCACGGCTACGCGATCATGGAGGCGCTGCAGGAGCGCAGCGGCGGCGCGCTGGACCTGCCGACCGGCACGCTGTACCCGGCGCTGCGGCGGCTGGAGCGCGCCGGCTACCTGGCCAGCGAGTGGAGCACTGTCGGCGGCCGCAAGCGCCGGACGTACCAGCTGACGCCGGCCGGGCAGAAGATGCTCGTCGCCGGGCGCGGTGAGTGGGAGACGTTCCGCACGGTCATCGAAGGCGTGCTGCGGCCGCGGACGAGCTGA
- a CDS encoding permease prefix domain 1-containing protein — protein MSTATQCLQQGPVDAYVAGLNRALRGPRRRKADLMAEARDSLEDATEAYEADGLDRDEAERRAVADFGDLGEIVPGYRAELGLAQSRRTAVLLFLVMIAQPIVWQEGAWAWTQQPDAAMPLLDVVQQAVRVVGTLAIAGAFVALLGTGLGLRYPWLRDRAARATALFALVCAVLVGAMATVMGLFSSELGGSDLAGLGVVGGFVLLPLTLVSYSAQRCLRLA, from the coding sequence GTGTCCACTGCCACTCAGTGCTTGCAGCAAGGACCCGTTGACGCGTACGTCGCCGGGCTGAACCGCGCGCTGCGCGGACCTCGCCGCCGCAAGGCCGACCTGATGGCCGAGGCGCGGGACAGCCTCGAGGACGCGACCGAGGCGTACGAAGCCGACGGCCTCGACCGGGACGAGGCGGAGCGGCGGGCGGTCGCGGACTTCGGGGACCTGGGCGAGATCGTTCCTGGGTACCGAGCCGAGCTCGGGCTGGCACAGAGCCGCCGGACGGCCGTCCTGCTCTTCCTGGTGATGATCGCCCAGCCGATCGTCTGGCAAGAGGGTGCCTGGGCGTGGACCCAGCAGCCCGATGCGGCGATGCCGCTGCTCGACGTGGTCCAGCAGGCGGTCCGGGTGGTCGGCACGCTGGCGATCGCCGGTGCGTTCGTCGCCCTGCTCGGCACCGGCCTCGGTCTGCGCTATCCCTGGTTGCGGGACCGGGCGGCCCGGGCAACAGCGCTGTTCGCTCTGGTGTGCGCCGTGCTGGTCGGCGCGATGGCAACCGTGATGGGCCTGTTCAGCAGCGAGCTGGGCGGCTCCGACCTGGCTGGTCTCGGCGTGGTCGGCGGCTTCGTCCTGCTCCCGCTGACGCTCGTCTCGTACTCCGCTCAGCGCTGCCTCCGGCTGGCCTGA